One genomic window of Xanthobacter dioxanivorans includes the following:
- a CDS encoding 4-hydroxyphenylacetate 3-hydroxylase family protein yields the protein MIKTGAEHVVSLRDGREIFLDGQKVADATTHPAFRRAVASVGRMFDFHSASENRALMTFETDTGTRANRIWQLPTSYEELKIRRHGLEAWTELHAGFLGRAPDHVASCISGMYMGLDQFELYDPARARALADYYRYARDNDLYLTYVIINPQADRSKNAAEQADPFLSAAIVDEDTSGITVRGAKMLATGGIMANEVFVTCIQPLQKGEEPYALSFAIPMNAKGLKILSRKSYEAGAPSVFDNPLSSRFDENDAVLYFDDVKVPWDRIFVAGDIAMTGKQFHATPAHVYQNYQAQIRLAVKLKFLLAIARRITEVNGTTGFPQVREMLGQLAAEAAMVDAFVAAMEAKGTTYGPYFIPDRHTLYAAQTLAQQLYGKFITTLRELAGGGMIMLPSSVHDFENPELARLIGKTQQSPAAGAEEKVKFYKLAWDAVGSEFASRHTQYEMFYAGASFVVKGHSFRTYDWAGAERLLDAMLSSYSLADEVAPASAARAAE from the coding sequence ATGATCAAGACCGGTGCCGAGCACGTCGTCAGCCTGAGGGACGGCCGCGAGATCTTCCTCGACGGCCAGAAGGTCGCCGACGCCACCACCCATCCCGCCTTCCGCCGCGCGGTGGCCTCGGTGGGCCGCATGTTCGACTTCCACAGCGCGTCGGAAAACCGCGCGCTGATGACCTTCGAGACCGACACCGGAACGCGGGCCAACCGCATCTGGCAGCTGCCGACGAGCTACGAGGAGCTCAAGATCCGCCGCCACGGGCTCGAGGCCTGGACCGAATTGCACGCCGGCTTCCTCGGCCGCGCGCCGGACCATGTCGCCTCCTGCATCTCCGGCATGTATATGGGCCTCGACCAGTTCGAGCTCTACGACCCCGCCCGGGCCCGCGCGCTCGCCGATTACTACCGCTACGCCCGCGACAACGACCTTTACCTTACCTACGTCATCATCAACCCGCAGGCCGACCGCTCGAAGAATGCGGCCGAGCAGGCCGACCCCTTCCTCTCCGCCGCCATCGTGGACGAGGACACCTCCGGCATCACCGTGCGCGGGGCGAAGATGCTGGCCACCGGCGGCATCATGGCCAACGAGGTGTTCGTCACCTGCATCCAGCCCCTGCAGAAGGGGGAGGAGCCCTATGCCCTCTCCTTCGCCATTCCCATGAATGCCAAGGGGTTGAAGATCCTTTCCCGCAAGTCGTACGAGGCGGGCGCGCCCTCGGTGTTCGACAATCCCCTGTCGAGCCGCTTCGACGAGAACGATGCGGTGCTCTATTTCGACGACGTGAAGGTGCCGTGGGACCGCATCTTCGTCGCCGGCGACATCGCCATGACCGGCAAGCAGTTCCATGCCACGCCCGCCCACGTCTACCAGAACTACCAGGCGCAGATCCGCCTCGCGGTGAAGCTGAAATTCCTGCTCGCCATCGCCCGCCGCATCACCGAGGTGAACGGCACCACGGGCTTTCCCCAGGTGCGCGAGATGCTGGGCCAGCTCGCCGCGGAAGCCGCCATGGTGGATGCCTTCGTTGCCGCCATGGAGGCGAAGGGCACCACCTATGGCCCCTATTTCATCCCCGACCGCCACACCCTCTACGCGGCGCAGACGCTGGCCCAGCAGCTCTACGGCAAGTTCATCACCACCCTGCGCGAGCTCGCCGGCGGCGGCATGATCATGCTGCCGTCCTCGGTGCACGATTTTGAGAATCCGGAGCTTGCCAGGCTCATCGGCAAGACCCAGCAGTCCCCAGCCGCCGGCGCGGAAGAAAAGGTGAAGTTCTACAAGCTCGCCTGGGACGCGGTGGGCTCGGAATTCGCCTCGCGCCACACCCAGTATGAGATGTTCTACGCGGGCGCGAGCTTCGTGGTGAAGGGCCATTCCTTCCGCACCTATGACTGGGCGGGGGCCGAGCGGCTGCTCGACGCCATGCTCTCCTCCTATTCCCTCGCCGACGAGGTCGCGCCGGCTTCCGCGGCCCGTGCGGCGGAGTGA